One segment of Brassica napus cultivar Da-Ae chromosome C3, Da-Ae, whole genome shotgun sequence DNA contains the following:
- the LOC125583084 gene encoding TRAF3-interacting protein 1-like produces the protein MKPAKYYQGLLPLLKNYMLELAKGVEISATLVYEKLEKHCKRCLRLDHEEEDCPELRKEREERTQEAKQNFSPPRAEIGTKAPARVGSAEEKGRLERSRNYSHNDGKERYLDRGQRTERTWDSDRLSRDSLRRREQDSFHSRPYQVGNRREERWVETGRRIQTSSRSKERENSRFDRSPSHRRLRDEERSPQISSRHRESQISTGSHRVEGERADNLSAPHDAIPAEVMAEAREELREVLIQYTSCADPSESATRKERLRRAEEQGEVDESAEQIARQLMRDQEAPQMPSNQIQVAARVPASQRLGGGSSIETPLDGLNDQLRVSAKKRLGRPPNKENLG, from the exons ATGAAACCTGCGAAATACTACCAGGGACTCCTCCCGTTGTTGAAGAATTACATGCTAGAGCTAGCAAAAGGGGTGGAAATCTCAGCAACTCTAGTCTACGAAAAGCTGGAGAAACATTGTAAAAGATGCTTACGGTTGGACCATGAAGAGGAAGATTGCCCTGAGCTAAGGAAGGAACGAGAAGAGAGGACGCAAGAAGCTAAACAAAACTTTTCTCCCCCCAGGGCGGAGATTGGTACCAAAGCACCTGCAAGAGTAGGAAGCGCAGAGGAAAAAGGAAGGCTTG AGAGATCTCGAAACTATTCTCATAACGATGGAAAAGAGAGATACCTAGACAGAGGACAAAGGACAGAGAGAACATGGGACTCAGACAGACTctccagagactctctgagaaggagagagcaagattCCTTCCATTCCAGACCCTACCAAGTTGGAAACCGCAGAGAGGAACGATGGGTAGAAACGGGACGCCGAATCCAGACATCCTCTCGATCAAAGGAGAGAGAAAACTCGAGGTTTGATAGAAGCCCATCTCACAGGAGGTTGAGGGATGAGGAACGTTCTCCACAGATATCATCCCGACATAGAGAATCTCAAATCTCTACAGGCTCGCATAGAGTGGAGGGAGAGCGAGCTGATAATCTAAGTGCCCCACATGATGCCATCCCAGCAGAGGTAATGGCTGAAGCCAGAGAGGAGCTAAGAGAAGTCTTGATTCAGTATACCTCTTGCGCCGACCCCTCTGAGAGTGCAACACGTAAGGAAAGGCTGAGAAGAGCTGAAGAACAAGGGGAAGTAGATGAATCTGCTGAACAAATCGCAAGACAGTTGATGCGAGATCAAGAGGCCCCGCAGATGCCATCTAACCAGATACAAGTAGCAGCTAGAGTTCCAGCGTCTCAGCGCCTTGGAGGTGGTAGCTCAATTGAGACTCCTTTGGATGGACTAAATGACCAGCTTCGTGTCTCAGCAAAAAAGAGACTAGGACGCCCCCCCAACAAAGAAAACCTAGGGTAA
- the LOC106441630 gene encoding uncharacterized protein LOC106441630, whose protein sequence is MWKELLNLNVARGGAWFLSGDFNDIICNQEKSGGIERTEGYFMDLRSFMSEGDLYDLKHSGDFLSWRGVRYEHVVHCRLNRAVTNSEWFEEFYSGHCEYLKYGGSDHKPIISCFDTTRKKRKGLFRFDRRLKDNPAVQELIDKHWKQAGGASVCKKIAIVRGSIVAWNKKQQQNSRAIIEQRKIELEEAMTSAQDDAPLIAIINQDLREAYKAEEDFWRQRTRVLWLSLGDRNTGYFHATTKGRKALNSITVLEDVNGEVHYKEEMITKTIVNYFTELFTSHEAEREQIVHDALTPLVSNAENELLVREPTAEEIRLATFSIHSDKAPGPDGFSAGFFQTNWKTVGADIVREVQSFFNSGLMLSGLNDTHIRLIPKGGGPRFVADYRPIALCNVYYKIISKLLTRRLQPILSKLISENQSAFVPDRAISDNVLITHEVLHFLKTSSASKHCSMAVKTDMSKAYDRLEWKFIEMVLSRLGFHQKWVGLIMQCVTSVYFSFLINDSAQGRVYPSSGIRQGDPLSPYLFILCSEVLSGLCAKAQNDGSLQGIRVATDCPRVNHLLFADDTMFFCRTNAQSISKLQEILQLYEQTSGQRINKEKSAITFSKKTPQSLKDKVKRELDIQKEGGVGKYLGLPEHFGRKKKDIFTSIVDRIRQKAVGWSTRCLSTAGKLILLKTVLSAMPTHSMSCFKLPTSLCKRIQSALTRFWWDSDPDQRKISWISWTTMTRAKQDGGLGFRDIQCFNDALLGKLSWRLINNPDGLLARILRGKYCKYNPILEVQAASNCSHGWRSILIGRDLVKEHLGWAIGNGESVKIWSDAWLSTSHGAQPMGPAIEQTRDALVKELFQENTCRWSTDKITHLFPELAPQILSIKTSSKGEPDNRIWLKHESGVYSTKTGYQAALKSRTIDAGTGDQPAFQWAKKVWEVNAPLKIKLLIWKALHGGLPVNERLATRLIIPSSGCVRCGEVETITHVFFTCPFAQETWRKIPFKRDILLSGIQHFTEGWSLVQAEISLPPTGLNTGSLAAWVIWSLWITKNYWIFLERTFSEQEVATKAVVDAKEWNAAQPLKSNHLLVKQGREPEQKFEVICQSDAAWKKESLTAGAAWKYTRRRDELNRSTSLIFTFVKSPLVAEGLALRSAMEQAILLDYKQISFESDSRILVTAILEGSHISDLHGILADIRSLAGAFTSVSFHWVPRNSVSSVDVLAKQVLNAFVPNMV, encoded by the coding sequence ATGTGGAAGGAGTTACTAAACCTGAATGTGGCCAGAGGAGGAGCCTGGTTTCTCTCTGGGGATTTTAATGATATCATCTGTAACCAAGAGAAATCAGGAGGAATAGAGAGAACAGAAGGATACTTCATGGACCTTCGATCCTTTATGTCTGAAGGCGATTTATACGACTTAAAGCACTCAGGTGACTTTCTATCTTGGCGTGGAGTCAGATATGAACATGTAGTACATTGTCGGTTAAATCGGGCAGTCACAAACAGTGAATGGTTTGAGGAGTTCTATTCTGGCCATTGCGAGTATCTAAAGTACGGGGGCTCTGATCACAAACCCATCATATCGTGCTTTGATACGACAAGGAAAAAGAGGAAAGGCTTGTTCAGATTCGATAGGAGGCTCAAAGATAACCCCGCAGTGCAGGAGCTCATTGATAAACATTGGAAACAGGCAGGAGGAGCCTCAGTGTGCAAGAAGATAGCTATAGTCCGAGGTTCGATTGTAGCTTGGAACAAGAAACAACAACAGAACAGCAGAGCAATTATAGAACAACGCAAAATAGAGCTAGAAGAAGCGATGACAAGTGCTCAAGATGATGCTCCTCTTATAGCGATAATCAACCAAGATCTGCGGGAAGCTTATAAAGCTGAAGAGGACTTTTGGAGGCAAAGAACTAGAGTCCTCTGGCTCAGCCTTGGTGATCGAAATACCGGCTACTTTCACGCCACAACCAAAGGAAGAAAGGCGCTGAACTCTATTACTGTCCTCGAAGATGTGAATGGAGAAGTTCACTACAAGGAGGAGATGATTACAAAAACAATCGTGAATTATTTCACAGAACTTTTCACCTCTCATGAGGCAGAGCGAGAACAGATAGTACATGATGCACTAACCCCGTTGGTCTCGAATGCGGAAAATGAGCTACTGGTTAGAGAACCAACAGCGGAGGAGATTAGACTCGCAACTTTCTCGATTCACTCAGACAAAGCCCCTGGACCCGACGGTTTCTCCGCGGGTTTCTTCCAAACAAACTGGAAAACAGTGGGAGCCGACATTGTCCGAGAGGTACAAAGTTTCTTTAACTCTGGATTAATGCTGAGTGGGCTCAACGACACCCACATTAGACTGATACCGAAAGGAGGAGGGCCTAGGTTTGTAGCAGATTATAGACCAATTGCGCTATGCAACGTCTACTACAAAATAATCTCTAAGCTTCTCACCCGAAGACTACAGCCGATACTCTCGAAATTAATTTCCGAGAACCAGTCAGCGTTTGTTCCAGACAGAGCCATATCCGACAACGTGTTGATCACACATGAAGTGCTACATTTCCTCAAGACATCTTCGGCAAGCAAACATTGCTCAATGGCTGtaaaaacggatatgagcaagGCATATGACAGGCTTGAATGGAAGTTCATCGAGATGGTGCTGTCTCGGTTGGGTTTTCACCAGAAATGGGTCGGCCTGATAATGCAATGCGTGACCTCAGTATATTTTTCCTTCTTGATAAACGACTCAGCTCAAGGACGAGTATACCCATCAAGCGGAATCAGACAAGGCGACCCGCTGTCTCCATACCTGTTCATCTTGTGTAGTGAGGTTCTATCCGGTCTGTGTGCAAAGGCTCAGAATGATGGCTCACTTCAAGGGATTAGAGTAGCAACAGACTGCCCGCGAGTAAATCATCTCCTCTTTGCGGACGATACGATGTTTTTTTGCCGGACTAACGCACAAAGTATCTCGAAGCTGCAAGAAATCCTTCAGCTATACGAACAAACGTCGGGACAGAGAATCAATAAGGAAAAATCGGCAATAACATTCTCCAAAAAAACGCCTCAGAGCCTAAAGGACAAAGTGAAAAGGGAGCTAGATATTCAAAAGGAGGGAGGGGTTGGGAAGTATCTTGGCCTGCCAGAACACTTcgggagaaagaagaaagatattTTCACTTCTATTGTTGATAGAATCCGACAAAAGGCAGTTGGCTGGTCTACAAGATGCTTGTCAACAGCGGGTAAATTGATCCTCCTCAAGACAGTACTATCAGCCATGCCTACTCACTCGATGTCATGTTTCAAGTTGCCTACATCTCTATGTAAACGGATACAATCAGCCTTGACTCGGTTTTGGTGGGACTCAGATCCCGATCAGAGGAAGATTTCTTGGATCTCTTGGACTACGATGACTAGAGCAAAGCAAGACGGAGGCTTAGGATTTCGAGATATACAATGCTTCAATGATGCTCTTCTTGGGAAACTTAGCTGGCGACTGATCAACAATCCGGACGGGTTACTTGCAAGAATCTTGAGAGGAAAGTATTGTAAGTACAACCCTATCCTTGAGGTACAAGCAGCTTCAAACTGCTCCCACGGTTGGAGAAGTATCCTCATCGGACGTGACCTGGTGAAAGAGCATCTAGGATGGGCAATTGGCAATGGGGAGTCAGTAAAAATCTGGTCTGATGCATGGCTTTCAACGTCGCATGGTGCCCAACCCATGGGCCCTGCTATAGAACAAACGAGAGATGCGCTTGTTAAGGAGTTGTTTCAGGAGAACACTTGTAGGTGGAGTACTGATAAAATCACACATCTGTTCCCAGAACTTGCCCCGCAGATCCTAAGTATCAAGACAAGCTCAAAAGGAGAACCGGACAATCGGATTTGGCTCAAACACGAGTCTGGTGTGTACTCTACGAAAACAGGTTACCAAGCGGCCCTGAAAAGCAGAACTATAGACGCCGGAACTGGAGATCAGCCTGCTTTCCAATGGGCAAAAAAGGTTTGGGAGGTTAATGCCCCTTTAAAGATTAAGCTTCTCATCTGGAAAGCGTTGCACGGTGGCTTACCTGTAAACGAACGACTAGCAACCCGACTGATTATCCCAAGCTCAGGCTGCGTAAGATGTGGTGAGGTGGAAACAATCACCCATGTGTTTTTCACCTGCCCTTTTGCCCAGGAAACTTGGAGAAAGATACCGTTCAAAAGAGACATATTATTATCAGGAATCCAGCACTTCACAGAGGGATGGAGTTTGGTGCAAGCAGAGATCTCTCTCCCTCCGACGGGTTTGAACACAGGCTCTCTAGCAGCTTGGGTGATATGGAGTCTCTGGATCACCAAAAATTACTGGATTTTTCTGGAAAGGACCTTCTCTGAACAGGAGGTTGCAACTAAAGCGGTAGTGGATGCCAAAGAATGGAATGCAGCGCAACCTTTGAAATCGAATCATTTGCTTGTGAAGCAAGGAAGAGAACCAGAGCAGAAATTTGAAGTGATTTGCCAATCAGATGCCGCCTGGAAGAAGGAAAGTCTGACTGCAGGAGCAGCTTGGAAGTACACACGACGTAGAGATGAACTCAACAGGTCGACCTCATTGATTTTCACATTCGTGAAATCACCCCTCGTGGCGGAGGGCTTAGCCTTGCGTTCAGCAATGGAGCAAGCAATTTTACTAGATTACAAACAAATCTCCTTTGAATCGGACTCGAGGATCTTGGTGACGGCAATTCTAGAGGGTTCTCACATTTCAGATTTGCATGGAATCCTAGCAGACATTAGGTCATTGGCAGGGGCCTTTACCTCAGTTTCTTTTCATTGGGTTCCTAGGAACTCTGTTTCTTCTGTTGATGTTTTAGCCAAGCAGGTTCTAAACGCTTTTGTACCAAACATGGTTTGA
- the LOC111203795 gene encoding uncharacterized protein LOC111203795, with product MEEFQECLALSDLEDIETRGTLFTWGNGQLEDPILRKLNRVLGNQSWRDTFSDVYAFFDAPGDSDHSSCVVDLNVNLRSRKCSFKYFSFLAMHPKFLETIKSSWDEDIPVGSKLFSLGQKLSHVKKACRKLNKEGFGNIQQRARDALSKLQDIQSRLLLNPQTAYSAKRDANTTFYHKTCIAHEARNAIRYLMDNEDQRIDQKEAVKNLAVEYFQSLLGQENSEVQPFTVEELKAIIPYRFPQEWTDDFIAPPSDEEVTGIIFAMPKS from the exons ATGGAGGAGTTTCAGGAATGTTTAGCCCTCAGCGATCTAGAGGACATTGAAACTAGAGGTACATTATTCACTTGGGGCAACGGCCAATTAGAGGATCCTATTCTTCGCAAGCTAAACAGGGTCCTTGGAAATCAGAGCTGGAGAGACACCTTCTCAGATGTGTATGCTTTCTTTGATGCTCCCGGAGATTCTGATCATTCTTCTTGTGTAGTGGACCTTAACGTAAATCTGAGGAGCAGGAAGTGTAGCTTCAAATACTTCTCCTTCCTAGCTATGCACCCGAAATTCTTAGAAACAATTAAATCATCTTGGGATGAGGATATTCCTGTTGGTTCGAAGCTATTTTCCCTAGGTCAGAAGCTCAGCCACGTCAAGAAGGCTTGTAGGAAACTCAATAAAGAAGGATTCGGAAATATTCAACAGCGAGCACGGGATGCTCTTTCGAAGTTGCAGGATATCCAATCTCGTTTACTACTCAACCCACAGACAGCCTATTCCGCGAAGA GAGATGCTAATACAACCTTCTACCACAAAACGTGCATCGCTCATGAAGCTAGAAATGCTATTCGGTACCTTATGGATAATGAGGATCAGAGAATAGACCAAAAGGAAGCAGTCAAGAACTTGGCAGTGGAGTATTTCCAATCTCTCCTAGGCCAGGAAAACTCAGAAGTTCAGCCTTTCACAGTGGAAGAATTGAAAGCCATTATCCCTTACCGGTTTCCCCAAGAGTGGACAGATGATTTCATAGCTCCTCCGTCTGATGAAGAAGTCACCGGAATTATATTTGCTATGCCAAAAAGCTAA
- the LOC125583085 gene encoding secreted RxLR effector protein 78-like yields MLKRFNATAIALLPKVTGADRMSQFRPISLCSTVYKVIARIIKNRLRRIIPDAVQLNQAGFVQGRLLCENVLLASELVTAFDKPADTTRGCLKVDLSKAYDNVHWGFLDNVLQAMELPHIFREWIKECVMTTSFSISINGELAGYFSGKKGLRQGDPISSLLFVLIMDVLSRLLDKGAVESTFGLHPSCQAPLNL; encoded by the coding sequence ATGCTCAAAAGGTTCAATGCCACCGCCATCGCGCTTCTACCTAAGGTCACAGGTGCAGACAGGATGTCACAGTTCCGACCTATCTCCCTTTGCTCCACTGTTTATAAGGTCATCGCTAGAATCATTAAGAATCGCTTAAGGCGTATTATTCCCGACGCCGTTCAACTTAATCAGGCAGGGTTTGTTCAAGGTAGGCTATTGTGCGAGAATGTGCTTCTAGCCTCAGAGTTAGTGACTGCCTTTGACAAACCAGCTGATACCACTCGGGGTTGCTTGAAAGTGGATCTATCAAAGGCGTACGATAACGTGCATTGGGGTTTCCTAGATAACGTGCTCCAGGCTATGGAACTTCCTCACATTTTCAGAGAATGGATCAAGGAATGTGTTATGACGACATCTTTTAGCATCTCAATCAATGGTGAATTGGCAGGGTATTTCAGCGGTAAGAAAGGATTAAGGCAAGGCGATCCTATCTCTTCGCTTCTGTTTGTACTTATAATGGATGTACTTTCCAGACTGCTAGACAAAGGAGCAGT